CCAGACAAAAAGGAACAGAAAGACCAAATTCAGGAGCATTGTGTAGTGTGTATGATGCTGGTAAGTATAAATGTGTATGTTGTGGTACACCTTTGTTCGATTCAACGATTAAATTTAGTTCAGGTACTGGTTGGCCTAGTTTTACGCAACCTATAAAAGAGAATGCTATTCAATATGAAAAAGATACTACTTTTGGTATGGTACGCGTGGAAGTAATGTGTAATACTTGCGATGCTCATTTAGGACATGTATTTCCTGACGGACCAGAACCAAGTGGATTACGTTATTGTATTAACTCAGCATCAATGATTTTAGATACTGAATAAAAGAAAGTATATAAATGACAAATAATAAATTAGAACTAATTACCGTTGGTGGCGGTTGCTTTTGGTGCGTAGAAGCTGTTTTAAATCAAATAAAAGGAGTAGAAGAAGTTGTATCTGGTTATATGGGAGGAACCATACCAGGAACACCAACTTATAGAGAAATTTGTTCAGGTTTAACAGGGCATGCAGAAGTAGTACAAGCAACATTTAATCCTGAAATAATAAGCTATGAAGAGTTGTTGGTAATGTTTATGACAAGTCATGATCCAACAACTTTAAATAGGCAAGGAGCTGATGTAGGAACGCAATACCGTTCAGTGATTTTTTATCACAATGAAGAACAACAACAAATTGCTGAAAAAGTAGTAGAAAAGTTATCTCCTTATTATAAAGATGAAATTGTAACAGAAATAAGCCAAGCATCTACATTTCATAAAGCAGATGAGAGTCATCAAGATTTTTATGAAAAAAATAAAGATCAAATGTATTGTGTAGTAGTGATTTCGCCTAAATTGGCAAAATTGAAAAAGCTGTACGCAAGTAAATTAAAAGAACAATAGAACGTGTTGAAATTCAATATACAAAATACCTTTACTAAAGAATTACCAGCAGACCCAATTCAAGAAAATACTCGAAGACAGGTTACAGAAGCTTGTTTTTCGTATGTAACACCTAAAAAAACATCCAATCCAAAAATGATTCATGTTTCGGATGAAATGGCGAAGTCATTAGGGCTTTCAGAAACAGCAATAGCTTCAGAGGAGTTTAAGAACATTTTTACAGGGAATCATGTATATAAAAACACACAACCGTATGCGATGTGCTACGGCGGACATCAATTTGGACATTGGGCAGGACAATTAGGAGACGGCAGAGCAATTAATTTGTTTGAAACAGTCTATGATAATAAAAAATGGGCTTTGCAGTTAAAAGGAGCTGGAGAAACACCGTATTCACGTACTGCGGATGGACTAGCAGTGTTACGTTCCTCTATTCGTGAGTATTTGTGTAGTGAAGCCATGTATCATTTAGGAGTTCCTACAACAAGAGTTCTCTCCTTAGCTTTTTCGGGAGATGAAGTATTAAGAGATGTACTATACGACGGAAACGCTGCGTATGAAAAAGGAGCCATTGTATGTAGAACATCCGAGTCTTTTTTACGTTTTGGTAGTTACCAAATATTTCCTGCCAGAGGAGATGTAAAAACATTAAAAACATTAGTTGATTATACCATTAAACATCATTATTCTCATTTAGGTGAACCTTCAAAAGAAACGTATGTTTCCTTTTTTAAAGAGGTAGCAGAGCGTAGTTTAGAAATGGTAATTCACTGGCAACGTGTAGGTTTTGTACATGGAGTAATGAATACCGATAATATGTCGATTTTAGGTTTAACTATTGATTATGGGCCTTATGGATGGTTAGAAGGTTATGACCACGGATGGACACCAAATACAACGGATAATACCCATAAGCGTTACAGATATGGTTCGCAACCAGAGATGGTTTTATGGAATTTATATCAGTTGGCAAATGCTTTATATCCTTTAATTGAAGAAGCAGAACCTTTAGAAGCAGTTTTGGAAAATTACCAAGAGCAGTTTCCTGAAAAGTATATGCAAATGATGCGAGAAAAATTAGGACTTTTTTCTTCGCAAGAATTAGATGGAACGTTAGTTTCAAACCTTGAAGAAGTACTTCAAAAAATAGAAACAGACATGACTATTTTTTTTCGATTGTTGTCAAGCATTTCAAAAGATGATAGCATAGAGGAAGCAATCAAAAAAATAGAAAAAGCATTTTATACGCCTTCAGAAGTTGTAGACGAAATAAAAAAATCTTGGGAAAACTGGTTCCAAAGTTATATAGATAGATTACAAAACGAAACTGTTTCAGATGAAGACAGAAAAGAAAAAATGAATGCTATAAACCCGAAATATGTACTCAGAAATTATATGGCACAATTAGCCATTGATGATGCAAATAAAAATGACTTTGTATTGTTA
The nucleotide sequence above comes from Tenacibaculum singaporense. Encoded proteins:
- the msrB gene encoding peptide-methionine (R)-S-oxide reductase MsrB — its product is MLTWKDVINFAVNGNPTPDKRVEKTAAEWQELLTPEQFRITRQKGTERPNSGALCSVYDAGKYKCVCCGTPLFDSTIKFSSGTGWPSFTQPIKENAIQYEKDTTFGMVRVEVMCNTCDAHLGHVFPDGPEPSGLRYCINSASMILDTE
- the msrA gene encoding peptide-methionine (S)-S-oxide reductase MsrA; its protein translation is MTNNKLELITVGGGCFWCVEAVLNQIKGVEEVVSGYMGGTIPGTPTYREICSGLTGHAEVVQATFNPEIISYEELLVMFMTSHDPTTLNRQGADVGTQYRSVIFYHNEEQQQIAEKVVEKLSPYYKDEIVTEISQASTFHKADESHQDFYEKNKDQMYCVVVISPKLAKLKKLYASKLKEQ
- a CDS encoding protein adenylyltransferase SelO translates to MKFNIQNTFTKELPADPIQENTRRQVTEACFSYVTPKKTSNPKMIHVSDEMAKSLGLSETAIASEEFKNIFTGNHVYKNTQPYAMCYGGHQFGHWAGQLGDGRAINLFETVYDNKKWALQLKGAGETPYSRTADGLAVLRSSIREYLCSEAMYHLGVPTTRVLSLAFSGDEVLRDVLYDGNAAYEKGAIVCRTSESFLRFGSYQIFPARGDVKTLKTLVDYTIKHHYSHLGEPSKETYVSFFKEVAERSLEMVIHWQRVGFVHGVMNTDNMSILGLTIDYGPYGWLEGYDHGWTPNTTDNTHKRYRYGSQPEMVLWNLYQLANALYPLIEEAEPLEAVLENYQEQFPEKYMQMMREKLGLFSSQELDGTLVSNLEEVLQKIETDMTIFFRLLSSISKDDSIEEAIKKIEKAFYTPSEVVDEIKKSWENWFQSYIDRLQNETVSDEDRKEKMNAINPKYVLRNYMAQLAIDDANKNDFVLLNELYLLLKNPYNEQPKYEKWFAKRPEWARNKVGCSMLSCSS